The following are from one region of the Vibrio hyugaensis genome:
- the thiQ gene encoding thiamine ABC transporter ATP-binding protein, translating to MLVLDDVQYTYQRELFRFNLDIQRGQIVSLMGPSGAGKSTLLALVAGFINPDQGDILVDGESIVSNEPYQRPFSMLFQEHNLFAHLSVRDNIGLGLHPGLKLTADQKLLVEQAARQVGVAEYLDRLPEHLSGGQRQRVALARCFVQPHPMWLLDEPFSALDPVLREEMLILVKQLAAERGITVLMVTHHLSDARAIASHFAFVAGGQVEASGEIGELTLSHSSDVLTAFVRAAG from the coding sequence ATGTTAGTGTTGGATGATGTGCAGTACACCTATCAACGTGAACTGTTTCGTTTTAACTTAGACATTCAACGTGGGCAAATCGTATCACTGATGGGACCGAGCGGGGCTGGCAAATCAACCTTATTGGCGTTAGTTGCTGGTTTCATCAATCCAGACCAAGGCGATATTCTGGTTGATGGTGAATCTATCGTAAGTAATGAGCCGTATCAGCGTCCGTTCTCAATGTTGTTCCAAGAACATAACCTGTTTGCTCACCTGTCAGTAAGAGACAACATCGGTTTGGGCTTGCATCCGGGGTTAAAGCTTACGGCAGACCAAAAGCTTCTTGTCGAGCAAGCGGCAAGACAAGTGGGTGTAGCTGAGTATCTGGACCGCTTACCTGAACACCTTTCTGGTGGTCAGCGCCAGCGTGTGGCACTCGCACGTTGCTTTGTTCAGCCGCATCCGATGTGGCTACTCGATGAGCCTTTCTCAGCTCTCGATCCCGTGTTGCGTGAAGAGATGCTGATATTGGTTAAACAGCTTGCTGCTGAGCGTGGCATCACCGTTTTGATGGTAACGCACCACTTAAGTGACGCCAGAGCGATTGCTAGTCATTTTGCATTTGTGGCAGGTGGTCAGGTAGAAGCGTCAGGTGAGATTGGTGAATTAACGTTATCGCACTCTAGCGATGTTTTAACCGCGTTTGTGCGAGCGGCAGGGTAG
- the thiP gene encoding thiamine/thiamine pyrophosphate ABC transporter permease ThiP gives MNSVPKIGLGVAMIIATFVISALGALLVQAPSLDVSMVWGDPYYQHVTKFSFYQAFLSTLLSVGFAIPVAHALSRREFFGKSLLLKLFASTLVLPVLVGVFGLLAIYGNSGLLAQWLKSIDAELPFSIYGLNGILLAHVFFNMPYAARLLLQALESIPAEQHKLCAHLGMSHWDKFRWVEWPRLRQQLPHVSGLVFMLCFTSFATVMALGGGPKSTTIELAIYQAIKFDFDLQAGALLALWQMLLCGLLAIGVQKLTKPVSVSTGSTSVQQYLTKDHGWSKAWDSFWIIGAFLLVIPPLLMVVFSGINQQVWPVLSDERFWSALFNSLKVAVLASSLAVAAGVSILLTSRRWRLQYKNTRADQIELIGTIILVTPGLVISTGLFLLLRSFTDVFSLAFFVVILVNGLMALPYVIKTLSQPMLHIEQQYQYVCASLGMRGWQRFRVVEWQALRRPFAHAFAISFMFAIGDLSAIALFGGQEFRTLPLYLFQLLGSYQMDAAAVVSVTLLLLSVGCFAVIEKVLKTKERA, from the coding sequence TTGAATTCTGTTCCGAAAATAGGGTTAGGGGTCGCGATGATTATCGCGACCTTTGTTATTTCTGCCCTGGGTGCTTTGCTTGTCCAAGCGCCTTCACTTGATGTGTCTATGGTATGGGGAGACCCATACTATCAGCACGTCACCAAGTTCAGCTTCTACCAAGCTTTTCTATCTACACTATTGAGTGTTGGCTTTGCTATTCCCGTTGCGCATGCGCTTTCTCGACGTGAGTTCTTTGGTAAGTCTCTACTATTAAAATTGTTTGCGTCCACTTTAGTTTTGCCTGTACTAGTTGGCGTATTCGGCTTATTGGCGATTTACGGTAATAGTGGTTTGCTAGCTCAATGGCTGAAAAGTATCGATGCGGAGCTGCCGTTTTCCATTTATGGTCTGAACGGTATTCTACTTGCGCATGTGTTCTTCAATATGCCTTATGCAGCGCGCTTACTTTTGCAGGCATTAGAATCTATCCCAGCAGAGCAACATAAACTGTGTGCACACCTTGGAATGAGCCATTGGGATAAATTTCGCTGGGTGGAATGGCCACGCCTAAGGCAGCAATTGCCACACGTAAGCGGCTTGGTGTTTATGCTTTGCTTTACCAGTTTTGCCACCGTGATGGCGTTAGGCGGCGGACCGAAATCGACCACTATTGAGCTTGCCATTTATCAGGCAATTAAGTTCGATTTTGATCTGCAAGCCGGGGCGCTTTTGGCACTGTGGCAAATGTTGTTGTGCGGCTTGTTAGCAATTGGCGTACAAAAGTTGACGAAGCCAGTCTCAGTAAGCACTGGCAGCACATCGGTACAGCAATATTTAACGAAGGATCATGGGTGGTCAAAAGCTTGGGATAGCTTTTGGATCATAGGTGCCTTTTTACTAGTAATACCGCCACTTTTGATGGTGGTCTTCAGTGGTATCAACCAACAAGTTTGGCCGGTATTGAGTGATGAGCGTTTTTGGTCTGCACTGTTCAATTCACTCAAAGTTGCGGTCCTGGCGAGTTCTCTTGCCGTGGCCGCTGGCGTATCGATTTTGCTGACTAGCCGACGTTGGCGTTTGCAGTATAAAAATACTCGCGCTGATCAAATTGAGCTTATTGGTACCATCATTTTGGTGACGCCGGGCTTAGTGATCAGTACGGGATTGTTCCTATTGCTGCGCTCATTTACCGATGTATTCAGCTTAGCGTTTTTTGTGGTTATTTTGGTTAATGGTTTGATGGCCTTGCCATATGTCATTAAGACTTTATCTCAACCTATGTTGCACATTGAGCAGCAATATCAGTATGTCTGTGCCAGTTTGGGTATGCGTGGTTGGCAACGTTTTAGAGTGGTGGAGTGGCAAGCACTGCGCAGGCCATTTGCACATGCTTTTGCTATCAGCTTTATGTTTGCGATTGGTGACTTGAGTGCGATTGCTTTGTTTGGTGGGCAAGAGTTTAGAACCTTGCCGTTGTACCTATTCCAATTGTTGGGAAGTTACCAGATGGATGCTGCGGCTGTTGTGTCGGTTACCTTGTTGTTACTCAGCGTCGGTTGTTTTGCTGTGATTGAAAAAGTATTGAAAACGAAGGAGAGAGCGTAA
- the thiB gene encoding thiamine ABC transporter substrate binding subunit: protein MKTTLSLIALAAITSTSAFAAENTLTVYTYDSFAADWGPGPKVEKAFEAKCGCDVNFVALDDGVSILNRLRLEGNNSKADIVLGLDNNLMAEAKKTGLLAEHNVDTSKTTLPNGWDDKTFVPYDYGYFAFVYNKEKLANPPKSMKELVEERDDLKVIYQDPRTSTPGQGLMLWMKSIYGDDATQAWKQLATKTVTVTKGWSEAYSMFLNGESDLVLSYTTSPAYHLIAEDDAKYASANFAEGHYMQVEVAAKVKGSKNAKLADEFMNFILSDDFQSAMPTGNWMYPVTNVELPKGFETLSVPSKPLSFSADEVAKMRKTWIREWQSALTF, encoded by the coding sequence GTGAAAACCACTCTTAGTCTGATTGCCCTTGCAGCCATCACTTCTACTTCGGCGTTTGCCGCTGAAAACACCCTAACTGTCTACACATACGATTCTTTTGCTGCCGATTGGGGACCGGGTCCTAAAGTCGAAAAAGCATTCGAAGCCAAATGCGGTTGCGACGTTAATTTTGTTGCGCTGGACGACGGTGTTTCAATCCTTAACCGCCTTCGTTTGGAAGGAAACAATAGCAAAGCGGATATCGTGTTAGGTTTGGATAATAACCTGATGGCGGAAGCGAAAAAGACCGGGCTTCTGGCTGAGCATAATGTTGATACCTCAAAGACTACGCTACCTAATGGTTGGGACGATAAGACCTTCGTACCGTACGATTACGGCTACTTTGCGTTTGTATACAACAAGGAGAAGTTGGCGAATCCTCCAAAAAGCATGAAAGAGCTGGTGGAAGAGCGTGATGATCTGAAAGTGATTTACCAAGACCCTCGCACTTCGACTCCGGGTCAAGGCTTGATGTTGTGGATGAAGTCCATCTATGGCGATGATGCGACTCAAGCGTGGAAGCAACTGGCAACGAAAACAGTTACGGTTACCAAAGGCTGGTCAGAAGCTTACTCGATGTTTTTGAACGGTGAGTCCGATCTCGTGCTGTCTTACACGACCTCTCCCGCGTACCATTTGATTGCAGAAGATGACGCGAAATACGCAAGCGCAAATTTTGCCGAAGGGCACTACATGCAAGTGGAGGTGGCGGCTAAGGTCAAAGGCTCAAAAAATGCGAAGTTAGCAGATGAGTTCATGAACTTTATTTTGAGTGATGATTTCCAATCTGCGATGCCAACAGGTAACTGGATGTACCCAGTAACTAACGTTGAATTACCAAAAGGCTTTGAAACTCTGAGCGTGCCAAGCAAACCATTGAGCTTTAGTGCAGACGAAGTAGCGAAAATGCGCAAGACTTGGATTCGCGAATGGCAAAGCGCATTGACGTTCTAA
- a CDS encoding flavin prenyltransferase UbiX, whose product MTFMQQKVTPKKAITLALTGASGAPYGLRLLECLVAADYHVYVLISSAARVVMATEHDLKLPSGPEAAQKALVEHLKCNPDNITVCGKDDWFSPVASGSAAPKQMVVCPCSAGSVAAIAHGMSDNLIERAADVVMKERGQLLLVVRETPFSTLHLENMHKLSQMGVTIMPAAPGFYHQPKSIEDLVDFMVARILDHLGIEQGLVPRWGYDQR is encoded by the coding sequence ATGACATTTATGCAACAAAAAGTAACCCCTAAAAAAGCCATCACATTAGCATTAACGGGCGCCTCTGGTGCCCCTTATGGTCTTCGCCTTCTTGAATGCCTAGTTGCTGCGGATTACCACGTTTACGTGTTGATCTCTTCGGCTGCTCGTGTCGTGATGGCGACCGAGCATGACCTGAAACTACCAAGCGGCCCTGAAGCGGCGCAAAAGGCGTTAGTTGAGCATCTCAAGTGCAATCCAGATAATATCACCGTTTGTGGCAAAGACGATTGGTTCTCGCCAGTGGCCTCTGGTTCGGCTGCGCCAAAGCAAATGGTGGTGTGTCCATGTTCCGCGGGCAGTGTCGCGGCCATTGCACACGGCATGTCAGATAACTTAATTGAACGTGCTGCAGACGTGGTGATGAAAGAGCGTGGGCAACTGTTACTTGTGGTGCGTGAAACGCCTTTCTCAACACTGCATCTTGAAAACATGCACAAGCTCTCGCAGATGGGCGTCACCATTATGCCGGCAGCACCGGGCTTCTATCATCAGCCTAAGAGCATTGAAGACTTGGTTGACTTTATGGTGGCAAGAATTCTCGATCACCTTGGTATTGAGCAAGGCTTGGTGCCACGCTGGGGTTATGACCAACGTTGA
- the mpl gene encoding UDP-N-acetylmuramate:L-alanyl-gamma-D-glutamyl-meso-diaminopimelate ligase yields MHIHILGICGTFMGGAAVLARQLGHKVTGSDANVYPPMSTLLESQGIEIIEGFDPSQLDPQPDLVVIGNAMSRGNPCVEHVLNTNMRYTSGPQWLQEFLLHDRWVLAVSGTHGKTTTSSMLAWILEDCGYQPGFLVGGVLGNFGVSARLGESMFFVVEADEYDSAFFDKRSKFVHYHPRTLIMNNLEFDHADIFDDLEAIKRQFHHLVRTVPGNGLILAPKQDQSLQDVIERGCWTEKQFSGVDGDWQAHKLVIDGSKFEVSLQGEKVGVVDWDLVGDHNVDNALMAIAAARHVGVTPELACQALGRFINTKRRLELKGEEHGVTVYDDFAHHPTAIELTLGGLRNKVGEKRILAVLEPRSATMKRGVHKNTLAASLHSADEVFLFQPDNIDWSVQEIADQCKQPAFVGAEMDSFVAKIVEQAQPGDQILVMSNGGFGGIHGKLLEQLKQKA; encoded by the coding sequence ATGCACATTCATATCTTGGGTATCTGCGGCACGTTTATGGGCGGTGCAGCAGTTTTGGCTCGTCAGTTAGGTCATAAAGTAACGGGTTCAGATGCCAATGTTTATCCACCAATGAGCACCCTGTTAGAGTCGCAAGGTATTGAAATAATTGAAGGCTTTGACCCTTCTCAGCTTGACCCTCAACCCGATCTTGTGGTGATTGGTAACGCGATGAGCCGTGGTAACCCATGTGTTGAGCATGTATTGAACACTAACATGCGTTATACCTCTGGCCCGCAATGGTTACAGGAGTTTTTACTCCACGATCGCTGGGTACTTGCGGTTTCAGGTACTCACGGCAAAACCACCACTTCAAGCATGCTGGCTTGGATTCTAGAAGACTGCGGTTACCAGCCTGGTTTCCTCGTTGGCGGCGTATTAGGTAACTTCGGAGTGTCGGCTCGCTTGGGTGAAAGCATGTTTTTTGTCGTAGAAGCCGACGAATATGACAGTGCTTTTTTCGATAAGCGATCTAAGTTTGTTCACTACCATCCACGTACACTGATCATGAACAACCTTGAGTTTGATCATGCGGACATCTTCGACGATCTAGAGGCGATTAAACGTCAATTCCACCACTTAGTGCGCACTGTTCCGGGCAACGGCTTGATCCTAGCACCTAAGCAAGATCAGTCGCTGCAAGACGTGATCGAGCGCGGTTGTTGGACTGAAAAGCAGTTCTCAGGTGTCGACGGTGATTGGCAAGCGCACAAATTGGTTATCGATGGCTCTAAATTTGAAGTTTCATTGCAAGGTGAGAAAGTTGGCGTCGTGGATTGGGATCTTGTCGGTGACCACAACGTGGATAACGCTTTGATGGCGATTGCTGCTGCTCGCCATGTGGGTGTTACACCAGAACTTGCATGTCAGGCTCTCGGTCGTTTTATTAACACCAAACGTCGCTTGGAGCTGAAAGGTGAAGAGCATGGCGTGACGGTTTACGACGATTTTGCTCATCATCCAACGGCGATTGAACTGACATTGGGCGGTTTACGTAACAAGGTTGGCGAAAAACGTATTCTTGCCGTTTTGGAGCCACGCTCTGCAACGATGAAACGCGGTGTTCATAAGAATACTTTAGCGGCTTCTCTGCACAGTGCTGATGAGGTGTTCCTCTTCCAACCAGACAACATTGATTGGTCAGTACAAGAGATTGCAGACCAGTGTAAACAACCTGCTTTTGTGGGTGCAGAGATGGACAGCTTTGTCGCAAAAATCGTAGAGCAAGCGCAGCCAGGTGACCAAATCCTCGTAATGAGTAACGGTGGTTTTGGTGGTATCCACGGCAAGCTTCTAGAACAACTGAAACAAAAAGCTTAA
- the fbp gene encoding class 1 fructose-bisphosphatase: MSGLRTLGEFIVEKQADFPHASGDLSSLLASIRLAAKIVNREINAAGLGDITGAVGTENVQGEDQQKLDLYANDKFKAALEARDQVCGVASEEEDEAVAFNKELNQNAKYVVLMDPLDGSSNIDVNVSVGTIFSIYRRVSPIGTPPTEEDFLQPGHKQVAAGYVIYGSSTMLVYTTGNGVNGFTYDPSIGSFCLSHENMMIPEDGKIYSINEGNYIRFPQGVKKYIKYCQENEPEDGRPYTSRYIGSLVADFHRNLLKGGIYLYPSTQSHPQGKLRLLYECNPMAFLIEQAGGLASDGVNRIMDLKPTELHQRVPFFVGSKNMVNKVETFLEQHRDEE, translated from the coding sequence ATGTCAGGACTGCGCACCCTAGGCGAATTCATTGTTGAGAAACAAGCGGATTTCCCCCACGCTAGCGGTGATCTTTCATCTCTCTTAGCTTCTATTCGCTTAGCTGCAAAAATTGTTAACCGCGAAATCAACGCGGCCGGTCTTGGTGACATCACTGGCGCTGTAGGTACGGAAAACGTACAGGGCGAAGACCAACAAAAACTTGATCTGTATGCGAATGACAAATTCAAAGCGGCACTCGAAGCTCGCGACCAAGTATGTGGCGTAGCAAGTGAAGAGGAAGATGAAGCGGTTGCGTTCAATAAAGAACTCAATCAAAACGCAAAGTACGTTGTACTTATGGACCCACTCGATGGCTCATCAAACATTGATGTGAACGTATCAGTAGGGACCATCTTCTCTATTTACCGTCGAGTTTCTCCTATTGGAACCCCACCAACAGAAGAAGACTTTCTACAACCAGGCCACAAACAAGTGGCAGCTGGATACGTAATTTACGGTTCATCCACCATGCTGGTTTACACCACAGGTAATGGCGTAAACGGCTTCACTTATGACCCATCGATAGGCAGCTTCTGTCTTTCTCATGAAAACATGATGATCCCTGAAGATGGCAAGATTTACTCGATCAACGAAGGCAACTACATCCGCTTCCCACAAGGCGTGAAGAAATACATTAAGTACTGCCAAGAAAACGAACCTGAAGATGGTCGCCCATACACCTCTCGCTACATCGGTTCGCTGGTTGCTGATTTCCACCGCAACTTGCTGAAAGGCGGCATCTACTTGTATCCAAGCACACAAAGCCACCCTCAAGGTAAACTTCGCTTGTTGTACGAGTGCAACCCAATGGCATTCTTGATTGAGCAAGCAGGTGGTTTAGCGTCTGACGGCGTTAATCGCATCATGGATTTGAAACCAACAGAATTGCATCAACGCGTGCCTTTCTTTGTCGGTTCTAAAAACATGGTGAACAAGGTCGAAACGTTCCTTGAACAGCATCGCGACGAAGAATAA
- the ppa gene encoding inorganic diphosphatase, with translation MSLNNVPAGKSLPDDIYVVIEIPANADPIKYEVDKDTGAVFVDRFMSAPMFYPCNYGYVNDTLSLDGDPVDVLVPTPYPLMPGSVIRCRPVGVLKMTDESGEDAKVFAVPHSKISKEYEGIQDVGDIPELLKAQITQFFERYKELEAGKWVKVDGWADVAAAKAEILESYERAQNK, from the coding sequence ATGAGCTTAAACAACGTACCAGCGGGTAAATCATTGCCTGACGATATCTATGTCGTGATCGAAATCCCTGCTAACGCCGATCCAATCAAATACGAAGTAGATAAAGACACTGGTGCTGTATTCGTTGATCGTTTCATGTCTGCACCTATGTTTTACCCTTGCAACTATGGTTACGTGAACGACACCCTTTCTCTAGACGGCGACCCAGTAGACGTACTGGTTCCGACTCCTTACCCACTGATGCCAGGTTCTGTGATTCGTTGTCGCCCAGTTGGCGTATTGAAGATGACGGATGAGTCAGGTGAAGACGCAAAAGTCTTCGCTGTCCCGCACTCTAAAATCTCAAAGGAGTACGAGGGCATTCAAGATGTCGGTGACATCCCGGAACTATTGAAGGCGCAAATCACACAATTCTTTGAGCGCTATAAAGAGCTGGAAGCTGGTAAGTGGGTGAAAGTTGATGGCTGGGCAGATGTGGCCGCAGCAAAAGCAGAAATCCTAGAATCTTACGAACGCGCGCAAAACAAATAA
- a CDS encoding DUF2799 domain-containing protein produces the protein MRLLAIGAALVLLSACAQTSLPTSANVTDWQTFGKQPALDGLIELSEERIAKLDETNRATPELVMAYQSGYQEGKKEYCEQSAYMLGVRDMPYFGICDDIDPFFQQNYESGRHSTAGEY, from the coding sequence ATGAGGTTACTTGCTATCGGTGCCGCGCTAGTCTTGCTCAGTGCTTGTGCGCAAACATCACTACCAACTTCTGCCAACGTCACAGATTGGCAGACTTTTGGTAAGCAACCTGCTCTTGATGGTCTAATCGAGCTATCGGAAGAGCGAATCGCCAAACTTGATGAAACGAATCGTGCTACACCCGAATTGGTTATGGCTTATCAATCCGGTTATCAGGAAGGTAAAAAAGAGTACTGCGAACAGAGTGCTTACATGCTAGGTGTGAGAGATATGCCGTACTTCGGTATTTGCGATGACATTGACCCATTCTTCCAACAAAACTATGAATCGGGCAGACACTCAACGGCAGGCGAGTACTGA
- a CDS encoding DUF2799 domain-containing protein, translating into MKYLSPMILLLLVGCSSTTPPSSNDSMEWKQYGMQQAEAGDTKLSMQEFNNGDELYVAYSNGYEAGRSNYCAQDAFSLGESRRYYRGICDDVDDRFRREYELGRTAKGSKRY; encoded by the coding sequence ATGAAATATCTATCACCAATGATACTGCTGCTTTTAGTGGGGTGCTCAAGTACGACACCACCGAGTAGCAACGACAGTATGGAATGGAAGCAATATGGCATGCAGCAAGCTGAAGCCGGGGACACCAAACTGTCAATGCAAGAGTTCAACAATGGCGACGAACTCTACGTGGCATACAGCAACGGTTATGAAGCGGGGCGCTCAAACTACTGCGCACAAGATGCATTCTCGTTAGGAGAAAGTAGGCGCTACTATCGCGGGATATGTGATGATGTTGATGATCGTTTCCGCCGAGAATATGAATTAGGGCGAACTGCAAAGGGCAGTAAACGCTACTAG
- a CDS encoding gamma-glutamylcyclotransferase family protein → MQHLVFVYGTLRKGEHNHHFLSTAEFLGHHQTDAQFALYDLGPYPALSTGQQVIQGEVYLIDNETLVELDKLEDVPVEYRRESIITPFGQAWIYLYQDTEQLTEEIASGDWCQRV, encoded by the coding sequence ATGCAGCATTTGGTATTTGTGTATGGCACCTTGCGCAAAGGAGAGCACAACCATCACTTTTTGAGTACCGCCGAATTTCTTGGGCATCATCAAACCGATGCCCAGTTCGCGCTTTATGACTTGGGGCCTTACCCCGCTTTATCGACTGGGCAACAAGTCATACAAGGTGAGGTGTATTTGATTGATAATGAAACGCTGGTGGAGCTCGATAAGCTTGAGGATGTACCTGTAGAGTATCGCAGAGAAAGCATCATCACGCCGTTTGGCCAAGCTTGGATCTATTTGTACCAAGATACGGAGCAATTGACTGAAGAGATTGCATCTGGTGATTGGTGTCAACGAGTGTGA